One Dietzia sp. JS16-p6b genomic window carries:
- a CDS encoding pyridoxal phosphate-dependent aminotransferase: protein MQIYRQSRRLRDVRYDVRGPLLTEAERLESQGHDVLRLNLGNMYPFGLEARPEIVEAVSRDLGSGQAYSDSRGIPEARAAVADHYRRCGVAGLRAEDVFLGNGVSELITLVLQALIDPGDEILLPAPDYPTWTGAVNLTGGVPVHYLADESDGWNPSLADIESKVTPRTTALVLINPNNPTGAVYSAETVRGMADIARRHGLVLLSDEIYEKLVFGGARHHHAALAAGDDVLCLTFGGLSKAYRVCGYRAGWVAATGPLERAQDLLEGLTLLANMRVCPNVPGQYAIPVALAEDSPWGADVIDPDGRIERQLALATERLDAIPGVSCVAPRGALYCFPRLDTERFGIRSDEDLVLDLLRSEHVLVTHGTGFNWPEPDHFRIVCLPDAAVLESAIGRITGYLERRAHTSRARGPGVGGQLSRAGLM from the coding sequence ATGCAGATCTACCGCCAGTCCCGACGCCTCCGCGACGTGCGCTACGACGTGCGCGGCCCCCTGCTCACCGAAGCCGAGCGACTCGAATCCCAGGGCCACGACGTACTGCGGCTCAATCTGGGGAACATGTACCCGTTCGGTCTCGAGGCGCGGCCCGAGATCGTGGAGGCGGTGAGTCGCGACCTCGGCAGCGGCCAGGCCTACTCGGACTCACGCGGCATCCCGGAGGCCAGGGCGGCGGTGGCCGACCACTACCGGCGATGCGGGGTGGCCGGGTTGCGCGCCGAGGACGTGTTCCTGGGCAACGGGGTGAGCGAACTCATCACGCTGGTCCTGCAGGCGTTGATCGACCCGGGCGACGAGATCCTGCTCCCGGCGCCGGACTACCCCACCTGGACCGGCGCGGTGAACCTCACCGGTGGCGTCCCCGTGCACTACCTGGCCGACGAGTCCGACGGCTGGAACCCGTCGCTCGCAGACATCGAGTCGAAGGTCACCCCGCGGACCACGGCGCTCGTGCTGATCAACCCCAACAACCCGACCGGGGCCGTCTACAGCGCGGAGACCGTCCGGGGCATGGCCGACATCGCCCGCCGGCACGGACTCGTCCTGCTCAGCGATGAGATCTACGAGAAACTGGTGTTCGGCGGAGCCCGACACCACCACGCGGCGCTCGCCGCCGGGGACGACGTCCTCTGCCTGACCTTCGGGGGGCTGTCCAAGGCGTACCGGGTATGCGGGTACCGGGCCGGCTGGGTGGCCGCGACAGGGCCTCTCGAGCGGGCACAGGACCTGCTCGAAGGACTCACCCTGCTGGCCAACATGCGGGTGTGCCCCAACGTCCCGGGTCAATACGCGATCCCGGTCGCGCTGGCGGAGGACTCACCGTGGGGCGCCGACGTGATCGACCCCGACGGCCGGATCGAGCGCCAACTCGCACTGGCGACCGAGCGCCTCGACGCCATCCCGGGCGTGAGCTGCGTGGCCCCCCGCGGCGCGCTCTACTGCTTCCCCCGGCTGGACACCGAGAGGTTCGGCATCCGGAGCGACGAGGACCTGGTGCTGGACCTACTGCGCTCCGAGCACGTGCTGGTGACCCACGGCACCGGTTTCAACTGGCCGGAGCCCGATCACTTCCGGATCGTGTGCCTGCCCGACGCCGCGGTGCTGGAGAGCGCGATCGGCAGGATCACCGGGTACCTCGAGCGGCGTGCCCACACGTCAAGAGCGCGAGGCCCCGGGGTCGGAGGTCAGCTCTCGAGAGCCGGCTTGATGTGA
- a CDS encoding alpha/beta hydrolase family protein, whose protein sequence is MPLGFHRVVATAGAFAVALTLGSATPVLAQTASIDPSTLGSESLGTILEAAGSVPLGSATRFIGSVGSADFPLDGEGSATPLPNAPRPVDETITTSEFVEVERTSGEYEYWLVTSAAMKREVILEVVPSRITDDGPAPVLYMLDGVDAPEYNSGWNHQARIHDRVREDNVHVVIPTGAYASYYADWNRADPVLGYNRWETFLTRELPGIVEQGLATKGLETNGKSAIGGASMGGQAAMHLAATYPEIYRGVMSFSGYYSTMDALGYQSVRGTIETRGGDVENMWGPRRSEQWKRHDTVSHAGDLRNTAVYFSSGSNVAGPADLEYYRGGADALSMIVGQVLEMGVLEGSKALEKALDRAGVGYRVDYSDTGFHNWPNFLKNFGAGWDHIKPALES, encoded by the coding sequence ATGCCTCTCGGATTCCACCGTGTGGTCGCCACCGCCGGGGCATTCGCCGTTGCCCTGACCCTCGGGTCGGCCACTCCCGTTCTCGCCCAGACCGCCAGCATCGACCCCTCGACGCTGGGTTCCGAGAGCCTGGGGACCATCCTCGAGGCGGCCGGTTCGGTTCCGCTCGGGTCGGCCACCCGGTTCATCGGCTCCGTCGGCTCCGCGGATTTCCCGCTGGACGGTGAGGGCTCCGCCACCCCGCTCCCCAACGCGCCCCGCCCGGTGGACGAGACCATCACCACGTCCGAGTTCGTCGAGGTCGAGCGCACGTCCGGCGAGTACGAGTACTGGCTGGTCACGTCCGCGGCGATGAAGCGCGAGGTCATCCTGGAGGTCGTGCCCTCGCGCATCACCGACGACGGCCCGGCGCCCGTGCTCTACATGCTCGACGGCGTCGACGCTCCCGAATACAACTCCGGCTGGAACCACCAGGCGCGGATTCACGACCGCGTGCGCGAGGACAACGTCCACGTGGTCATCCCGACCGGCGCGTACGCCTCGTACTACGCCGACTGGAACCGCGCCGACCCCGTGCTCGGCTACAACAGGTGGGAGACCTTCCTCACCCGGGAGCTTCCGGGGATCGTCGAGCAGGGGCTCGCGACGAAGGGGCTGGAGACCAACGGCAAGAGCGCCATCGGTGGTGCCTCCATGGGTGGTCAGGCGGCCATGCACCTCGCGGCCACCTATCCCGAGATCTACCGGGGCGTCATGTCGTTCAGCGGGTACTACTCGACCATGGACGCGCTCGGATACCAGTCCGTCCGCGGCACGATCGAGACCCGCGGCGGTGACGTCGAGAACATGTGGGGCCCGCGCCGCAGCGAGCAGTGGAAGCGGCATGACACCGTCTCCCATGCCGGGGATCTGAGGAACACGGCCGTGTACTTCTCCTCCGGGAGCAACGTCGCCGGCCCCGCCGACCTCGAGTACTACCGCGGTGGCGCGGACGCCCTGAGCATGATCGTCGGCCAGGTGCTCGAGATGGGCGTGCTGGAGGGGTCGAAGGCGTTGGAGAAGGCGCTGGACCGCGCCGGAGTCGGATACCGGGTCGACTACTCCGACACCGGCTTCCACAACTGGCCGAACTTCCTCAAGAACTTCGGCGCCGGGTGGGATCACATCAAGCCGGCTCTCGAGAGCTGA
- a CDS encoding glutathione peroxidase, whose amino-acid sequence MTTTRSCAVPDDNVTLTDFRAGLLDGSEKDLADYAGQVVLVVNTASKCGFTPQYKGLQKLYEDYRDQGFVVLGFPCDQFAHQEPGSDEEIGSFCERNFGVEFPVFSKIEVNGSGAHPLYDWLKSEKSGLLGGRIKWNFTKFLVGRDGKVIDRFGPTRKPEDLRDAVEEALRG is encoded by the coding sequence ATGACGACGACGAGGAGCTGCGCCGTGCCCGATGACAATGTCACTCTCACGGATTTTCGAGCGGGCCTGCTCGACGGGAGCGAGAAGGACCTGGCGGACTACGCCGGGCAGGTGGTCCTGGTGGTCAACACCGCCAGCAAGTGCGGATTCACCCCGCAGTACAAGGGGCTCCAGAAGTTGTACGAGGACTACCGCGACCAGGGTTTCGTGGTACTCGGATTCCCGTGTGACCAGTTCGCCCACCAGGAACCGGGCTCCGATGAGGAGATCGGCTCGTTCTGCGAACGCAACTTCGGCGTGGAGTTCCCGGTGTTCTCCAAGATCGAGGTCAACGGGTCGGGAGCCCACCCGCTCTACGACTGGCTCAAATCCGAGAAATCCGGGTTGCTCGGTGGGCGGATCAAGTGGAACTTCACCAAGTTCCTCGTGGGGCGCGACGGAAAGGTGATCGACAGGTTCGGTCCCACCCGCAAGCCGGAGGACCTGCGGGACGCGGTCGAGGAGGCGCTGCGGGGATAG
- a CDS encoding MFS transporter, producing the protein MTAAETVYSALVTREHSGGGDLPERVARDIPRNGLRLVAANTLQSSGDQAVNASTVLPWLFHVLGVPAALVGLLVPIRESGSMLPQVLLTPLVLRVTHRKWVFITGAGVQAAAVAVMAGVAALGHGTAAGVGILAALVVFSLGRCLCSIASKDVQGRTIPSGERGQIIGLATSAAGIVAVTLGLAIRALGGDDLSAGALALLLAGGAALWVLSALVYARVTEPAGETDAGTSDDPVDEGRGSWFAEAARLFREDRTFRRFVTVRGLVLVSSLSPPFIVSMSVAAGTGALAGLGGFILASGVASLIGGRVFGRVADRSSRRLMAGAAAAASAVTLGFVAAVSLFGVDGSSGPGTAFFVGGYFLLTLLHSGVRVGRKTYVVDVAEGDLRTTYVAVSNSAMGVILLVTGGITSALALAGIEWALVFLAVLGVIGAVSGLRMPEVSGASATR; encoded by the coding sequence GTGACCGCCGCCGAGACCGTCTACTCCGCCCTCGTCACCCGCGAGCACTCCGGCGGGGGCGACCTCCCGGAGCGGGTGGCACGCGACATCCCCCGCAACGGCCTGCGGCTGGTGGCGGCCAACACCCTGCAGTCCTCGGGGGATCAGGCGGTCAACGCCTCCACGGTGCTGCCGTGGCTGTTCCACGTCCTCGGGGTACCCGCGGCGCTGGTCGGTCTGCTGGTGCCCATCAGGGAGTCGGGGTCGATGCTGCCCCAGGTGCTGCTCACCCCACTCGTCCTGCGGGTCACCCACCGCAAGTGGGTCTTCATCACCGGGGCCGGGGTGCAGGCCGCCGCGGTGGCGGTGATGGCCGGGGTCGCGGCACTCGGCCACGGCACGGCCGCCGGGGTGGGGATCCTGGCCGCGCTCGTGGTGTTCTCCCTCGGGAGGTGCCTGTGCTCGATCGCCTCCAAGGATGTCCAGGGCCGCACCATCCCCTCCGGGGAACGCGGGCAGATCATCGGTCTCGCGACGTCGGCGGCCGGGATCGTCGCCGTGACCCTCGGGTTGGCGATCCGGGCGCTCGGAGGTGACGACCTGAGCGCCGGCGCACTCGCCCTGCTCCTGGCCGGCGGAGCCGCGCTGTGGGTGCTGTCAGCCCTGGTCTACGCGCGCGTCACCGAGCCGGCGGGGGAGACGGACGCCGGGACCTCCGACGACCCGGTAGACGAGGGCCGCGGATCCTGGTTCGCCGAGGCTGCCCGCCTGTTCCGCGAGGACCGGACGTTCCGGCGGTTCGTCACCGTCCGAGGTCTGGTGCTGGTGTCCTCGCTGAGCCCGCCGTTCATCGTGTCCATGTCCGTGGCGGCGGGCACCGGGGCGCTCGCCGGACTCGGCGGCTTCATCCTGGCCTCCGGTGTCGCCTCGCTCATCGGGGGGCGGGTCTTCGGCCGGGTCGCCGACCGGTCCAGTCGGCGGCTCATGGCAGGGGCCGCCGCCGCCGCGTCGGCGGTGACGCTCGGTTTCGTGGCCGCCGTCTCGCTGTTCGGTGTGGACGGGTCGTCCGGCCCGGGGACCGCGTTCTTCGTGGGCGGCTACTTCCTGCTCACCCTCCTGCACTCCGGGGTGCGGGTGGGCCGCAAGACCTACGTGGTGGACGTGGCGGAGGGGGACCTGCGCACGACCTACGTCGCGGTCTCCAACTCGGCCATGGGCGTCATCCTGCTCGTGACGGGCGGCATCACCTCGGCTCTCGCGCTGGCGGGGATCGAATGGGCGCTGGTCTTTCTCGCGGTGCTCGGAGTGATCGGGGCGGTGTCCGGGTTGCGGATGCCCGAGGTGTCCGGAGCGTCCGCGACGAGGTGA
- a CDS encoding transglycosylase family protein, producing MQKTLVRTLTGAMLAGGIAAGGASLAAPAATAAPASAWDQVAQCESGGDWHIDTGNGYYGGLQFAAQTWTGFGGAEYAPTADQATREQQIDIGERVLAGQGPGAWPTCGGPLA from the coding sequence ATGCAGAAGACGCTCGTCCGAACGCTGACCGGTGCGATGCTCGCTGGCGGTATCGCCGCGGGTGGGGCCTCGCTGGCCGCCCCCGCCGCCACCGCCGCGCCGGCGAGCGCCTGGGATCAGGTGGCCCAGTGTGAGTCCGGTGGCGACTGGCACATCGACACCGGCAACGGCTACTACGGTGGCCTGCAGTTCGCCGCCCAGACCTGGACCGGCTTCGGTGGCGCGGAGTACGCCCCGACCGCGGACCAGGCCACCCGAGAGCAGCAGATCGACATCGGCGAGCGCGTCCTCGCCGGACAGGGGCCGGGCGCCTGGCCCACCTGTGGTGGCCCGCTGGCCTGA
- a CDS encoding SRPBCC domain-containing protein: MTTSTNITVERVIDHSAAEIFEVLTNPENHARLDGSGFVRGDYKSDRIQQVGDVFAMDMEGEHMGGEYRTENHVTGYGKDKILAWQTAPAGTEPPGWEWVWELENRGPESTLVRLTYDWGKVTDKEILKKVSFPLVSEQELEDSLSNLAAVVAG; encoded by the coding sequence ATGACCACATCAACGAACATCACCGTCGAGCGCGTGATCGACCACTCGGCGGCCGAGATCTTCGAGGTCCTCACCAACCCGGAGAACCATGCCAGGCTGGACGGCTCGGGCTTCGTGCGCGGCGACTACAAGTCCGACCGGATCCAGCAGGTCGGAGACGTGTTCGCCATGGACATGGAGGGCGAGCACATGGGTGGTGAGTACCGCACGGAGAACCACGTGACGGGATACGGCAAGGACAAGATCCTGGCGTGGCAGACCGCGCCCGCCGGCACCGAGCCCCCCGGCTGGGAATGGGTCTGGGAGCTCGAGAACCGCGGGCCCGAGTCGACGCTGGTCCGCCTCACCTACGACTGGGGCAAGGTCACCGACAAGGAGATCCTCAAGAAGGTCTCCTTCCCCCTGGTGTCCGAGCAGGAGCTCGAGGACTCGCTGTCCAACCTCGCCGCGGTCGTGGCGGGCTGA
- a CDS encoding tryptophan-rich sensory protein, with protein MPVVTLLGVAAAIVAAFVGSGALGGTPVADAAGGALSADATPVAPAGSAFNIWSVIYLGLIVYALWQLSPTARRSARQRALRPWALASVLLNAAWIWTVQLDQVGLSVVVILVLLAVLIRIMYLLGAPRTGGAVELVVTDGTFGLYLGWVSVATLANTFAWLAAEGVAPVTDIPLGVVGIVAAAGIGVATALLSRGRVAPALATSWGLAWVAVGRTEGDFESGALVWTAAAASAVVIAVALLTWLRVRRAAPTRQDASLSGRS; from the coding sequence ATGCCCGTGGTCACACTCCTGGGGGTGGCGGCGGCCATCGTGGCCGCGTTCGTCGGGAGCGGCGCCCTCGGTGGCACCCCGGTGGCCGACGCCGCGGGCGGTGCGCTGTCCGCGGACGCCACACCGGTGGCCCCGGCGGGATCAGCGTTCAACATCTGGAGCGTCATCTATCTGGGGCTGATCGTCTACGCCCTCTGGCAACTGTCCCCGACCGCCCGCCGTTCGGCCCGGCAGCGGGCGCTGCGCCCGTGGGCACTGGCGTCGGTCCTGCTCAACGCCGCCTGGATCTGGACCGTCCAGCTCGACCAGGTCGGGCTCTCGGTGGTGGTGATCCTCGTGCTGCTCGCGGTGCTGATCCGCATCATGTACCTCCTCGGCGCACCCCGCACCGGCGGCGCGGTGGAGCTGGTCGTCACCGACGGCACGTTCGGTCTCTACCTGGGCTGGGTGTCGGTGGCGACGCTCGCCAACACCTTCGCGTGGCTCGCCGCCGAGGGCGTGGCCCCGGTGACCGACATCCCGCTCGGGGTCGTCGGCATCGTCGCCGCCGCGGGCATCGGCGTCGCCACCGCCCTACTGAGCCGAGGCCGGGTGGCCCCAGCCCTGGCCACCTCCTGGGGCCTCGCGTGGGTGGCCGTGGGACGCACCGAAGGCGATTTCGAGTCCGGGGCGCTGGTCTGGACCGCGGCGGCGGCCTCAGCCGTCGTCATCGCGGTGGCCTTGCTCACCTGGCTCCGGGTCCGCCGTGCGGCGCCGACCCGTCAGGACGCCAGTCTCTCCGGCAGGTCCTGA
- a CDS encoding TetR/AcrR family transcriptional regulator: MTPEPWPIIPTTEVGERILLAADELFYSRGITAVGVELIAEQARTTKRTLYQRFGSKDGLVDAYLRRRGSRWQQYLVDHLDATEWTLPRFFRRAEDWAGPNRRGCAFVNAWAEVGGAGRSAAAETIREEKRWMRRLLAELVGGDPAVAAAVHQLYEGAQVAATVFGETTAFRVADDAAQVIVAAAKG; the protein is encoded by the coding sequence GTGACCCCTGAGCCGTGGCCGATCATCCCCACGACCGAGGTGGGGGAGCGCATCCTCCTGGCGGCCGACGAGCTCTTCTACTCGCGGGGCATCACCGCAGTGGGCGTCGAACTCATCGCCGAGCAGGCGCGGACGACCAAACGCACGCTCTATCAGCGCTTCGGGTCCAAGGACGGCCTCGTCGACGCGTACCTGCGGCGACGCGGCAGCCGGTGGCAGCAGTATCTCGTCGATCATCTCGACGCGACGGAGTGGACCCTGCCCCGGTTCTTCCGGCGGGCCGAGGACTGGGCCGGGCCGAACCGGCGCGGATGCGCTTTCGTCAACGCGTGGGCCGAGGTCGGGGGAGCGGGGCGTTCTGCCGCCGCCGAGACGATCAGGGAGGAGAAGCGGTGGATGCGGAGGCTGCTCGCTGAGCTCGTCGGTGGTGACCCCGCCGTGGCGGCGGCCGTCCACCAGCTCTACGAGGGGGCGCAGGTCGCCGCGACGGTGTTCGGTGAGACCACGGCGTTCCGGGTGGCCGATGATGCGGCGCAGGTGATCGTGGCGGCCGCCAAGGGGTGA
- a CDS encoding DMT family transporter: protein MDRILVAGAFVVLWSCGFVGAAWGTADTEPAGLLAWRYVITAGVLLSVVTVLGSRIGRRDLGRQCVLGLTAHGMFLGGLFAASAAGVDAGTAALVCSAQPLLVAAAGAVFWGDRLAPRQWSGVALGLGAVALCVGGIGDPGPAMVLPVISLLGLSCSALLERRWAPRVNLVTALTVQVCAAAVVFVTVAVLTTGLAVDPTARLVGSLAWLVVPAGLGGYGAYILSLRRLGATPTSMLLYLTPPVSAIWAWAMLGDRVGAPQLIAMGLGVVAVLLAADSGSFPRRGDGAEPAHLSQVPQKVT, encoded by the coding sequence GTGGACAGGATTCTGGTGGCCGGCGCCTTCGTGGTGTTGTGGAGTTGCGGTTTCGTGGGTGCCGCGTGGGGTACGGCGGACACCGAACCCGCGGGGCTGCTGGCGTGGCGGTACGTCATCACCGCCGGCGTCCTGCTCTCGGTGGTCACGGTGCTCGGCAGCCGGATCGGCCGTCGTGATCTCGGGCGGCAGTGCGTTCTGGGCCTCACCGCGCACGGGATGTTCCTCGGGGGCCTGTTCGCCGCGTCCGCGGCCGGGGTGGACGCGGGGACGGCTGCGCTGGTGTGTTCGGCCCAGCCGCTGCTCGTCGCGGCCGCCGGTGCCGTGTTCTGGGGCGACCGGCTGGCGCCGCGGCAGTGGAGCGGGGTCGCCCTCGGTCTCGGCGCGGTCGCACTCTGCGTCGGCGGGATCGGCGATCCGGGCCCGGCGATGGTCCTACCGGTGATCAGCCTGCTGGGTCTGAGCTGCTCGGCGCTGCTCGAGCGTCGCTGGGCGCCCCGGGTCAACCTGGTCACCGCCCTCACGGTCCAGGTGTGTGCTGCGGCGGTCGTCTTTGTCACCGTCGCCGTGCTCACCACCGGACTCGCGGTCGACCCGACCGCGCGGCTCGTGGGGTCGCTCGCATGGCTGGTGGTCCCGGCCGGGCTCGGTGGCTATGGGGCGTACATCCTCTCCCTGCGCCGCCTCGGCGCCACGCCCACGAGCATGCTGCTCTACCTCACCCCTCCGGTTTCGGCGATCTGGGCGTGGGCGATGCTCGGCGACCGGGTCGGGGCACCCCAACTCATCGCGATGGGGCTGGGGGTCGTGGCGGTCCTGCTCGCGGCGGACTCCGGTTCGTTCCCGCGCCGGGGCGACGGGGCCGAGCCCGCTCACCTGTCTCAGGTGCCGCAGAAGGTGACGTGA
- a CDS encoding YdiU family protein: MTSQERSGVRLGDDFARGFPDLGVPWTAAEAPTPRLLALNDPLADELGIDPDYLRSEEGLRLLTGTHVPAGATPVAQAYAGHQFGGYSPRLGDGRALLMGELADGRDLHLKGSGRTPFARGGDGLAAVGPMLREYLVSEAMHALGVPTTRALAVVGTGVAVHRDQPLPGAVLARVAGSHLRVGTFQFARSTGDLDLVRRLADHAITRHHPQAAETENRYLGLFESVLDAQASLVAQWMLLGFIHGVMNTDNTTISGETIDYGPCAFMEAFDPATVFSSIDTQGRYAYGNQPPIMQWNLARFAETLVPLVDDDENAAVETLTASLGTFPARYQAAWTAGMRRKLGLPAAPGRSESEAVESDPVEPLLEELSRLLTATRVDFTSFFRALIPAAAGDTSAVRELVGELADGWLASWRTLDPSVEVMAAANPVYIPRNHLVEEALDAATAGDLGPFSELLVVVTDPYTERPGLQRYASPAPPDASPHVTFCGT; encoded by the coding sequence ATGACTTCCCAGGAGCGGTCCGGCGTGCGGCTCGGCGACGATTTCGCCCGCGGCTTTCCCGATCTCGGCGTGCCGTGGACGGCGGCCGAGGCCCCGACCCCGCGACTACTCGCCCTCAACGACCCGCTGGCCGACGAGCTGGGGATCGATCCCGACTATCTCCGGTCGGAGGAGGGACTACGACTGCTGACCGGCACGCACGTCCCCGCCGGCGCCACCCCGGTCGCGCAGGCGTACGCGGGACACCAGTTCGGGGGCTACTCGCCGCGACTGGGCGACGGGCGGGCCCTGCTGATGGGCGAGCTGGCGGACGGGCGCGACCTGCACCTCAAGGGGTCCGGGCGCACGCCGTTCGCCCGGGGAGGGGACGGCCTGGCGGCCGTCGGGCCGATGCTCCGCGAGTACCTCGTCAGCGAAGCCATGCATGCGCTGGGTGTGCCCACCACGCGGGCGCTCGCGGTGGTCGGCACCGGGGTGGCCGTGCACCGTGATCAACCCCTTCCGGGCGCCGTGCTGGCTCGCGTCGCGGGCAGTCACCTGCGGGTGGGCACCTTCCAGTTCGCGCGCTCCACCGGAGACCTCGACCTGGTGCGCAGGCTGGCCGACCACGCCATCACGCGCCACCATCCGCAGGCGGCGGAGACCGAGAACCGGTATCTCGGTCTGTTCGAGTCGGTCCTCGACGCCCAGGCCTCCCTCGTGGCGCAGTGGATGCTCCTGGGGTTCATCCACGGGGTGATGAACACGGACAACACCACGATCTCCGGCGAGACCATCGACTACGGCCCCTGTGCGTTCATGGAGGCATTCGACCCGGCCACCGTGTTCAGCTCGATAGACACCCAGGGCCGCTACGCCTACGGAAACCAGCCGCCCATCATGCAGTGGAACCTGGCGCGGTTCGCCGAGACCCTGGTCCCGTTGGTCGACGACGACGAGAACGCGGCCGTCGAGACGCTGACGGCCTCTCTGGGCACGTTCCCCGCTCGCTATCAGGCGGCCTGGACCGCGGGGATGCGTCGCAAGCTGGGGCTTCCCGCTGCGCCGGGCCGATCCGAGTCGGAGGCGGTCGAATCGGATCCGGTCGAGCCGCTGCTGGAGGAACTCTCGCGGTTGCTCACCGCGACCCGGGTCGACTTCACGTCGTTCTTCCGCGCGCTCATCCCGGCCGCGGCGGGTGACACGTCGGCAGTGCGGGAGCTGGTGGGGGAGTTGGCGGACGGATGGCTTGCGAGCTGGCGCACGCTGGATCCCTCGGTCGAGGTGATGGCGGCCGCGAATCCCGTGTACATCCCGCGCAACCACCTGGTGGAGGAGGCCCTGGACGCGGCGACGGCGGGTGATCTCGGGCCGTTCTCCGAGCTCCTCGTCGTCGTCACCGATCCCTACACCGAGCGTCCCGGACTTCAGCGGTACGCCAGCCCGGCCCCGCCCGACGCCTCTCCTCACGTCACCTTCTGCGGCACCTGA
- a CDS encoding potassium channel family protein — MTEKRWAELTEWPLIGAALAFLAAYAVSVLVNPEGTGGVVTEIVMVGTWVLFAVDFAVRLALARPRGRWLFTHWYELVVIALPMLRPLRLLRLMMLLSIMHRSAGTAVRGQVIAYAAGSTSVLLIVSSLAILDAERGAPGASIETYGQALWWAVVTVTTVGYGDIAPVTPTGRMIATGLMLAGIALLGVVTATLASWIVDRVSEQDEVNQSATQAQVSRLSADIAALREDLARLGAVTEGGSGRADHPATEPYR; from the coding sequence GTGACGGAGAAACGGTGGGCGGAACTGACGGAATGGCCCTTGATCGGCGCAGCCCTGGCCTTCCTCGCCGCCTACGCGGTCTCGGTGCTGGTGAACCCGGAGGGCACAGGGGGCGTGGTCACCGAGATCGTGATGGTGGGGACCTGGGTGCTCTTCGCGGTGGACTTCGCGGTGCGACTGGCGTTGGCGAGACCGCGGGGTCGGTGGCTGTTCACGCACTGGTACGAACTGGTGGTGATCGCCCTGCCGATGCTCCGGCCGTTGCGCCTCCTCCGTCTGATGATGCTGCTGAGCATCATGCACCGCTCGGCGGGGACGGCTGTGCGCGGCCAGGTGATCGCGTACGCCGCGGGGTCGACGTCGGTCCTGTTGATCGTGTCCTCCCTGGCGATTCTGGATGCGGAGCGCGGTGCTCCCGGAGCGTCGATCGAGACCTACGGTCAGGCGTTGTGGTGGGCGGTGGTCACCGTCACGACGGTCGGGTACGGGGATATCGCGCCGGTGACCCCGACGGGCCGGATGATCGCGACGGGACTGATGCTCGCCGGGATCGCCCTGCTGGGCGTCGTCACGGCCACGCTCGCCTCGTGGATCGTGGACCGGGTCAGCGAGCAGGATGAGGTCAACCAGTCCGCGACTCAGGCTCAGGTCAGCCGGTTATCGGCGGACATCGCGGCACTGCGGGAGGACCTCGCGCGGCTCGGCGCCGTCACGGAGGGCGGGAGCGGACGGGCCGACCACCCCGCGACGGAGCCGTACCGTTGA